From Taeniopygia guttata chromosome 29, bTaeGut7.mat, whole genome shotgun sequence, a single genomic window includes:
- the LOC100220137 gene encoding inhibin beta C chain, translating to MAAHGPGPWLLLAAVLCAAAEPRCPSCPAGAERRLLEEVAKKQLLEKLRLRDRPRLAHAVPRAAVTRALRRLQAGGARRSSGVTGEEEEEEQSYEIISFAETDLTSPSSLGLQFQFSQAQDQDIRILQAQLWLYLRVPRASLTLRTFLAGETGAVAGGNLTLLGERQLSTTGSGWRSFPLLPTLQSFFQGQSRTLRLELESRGDGRDVMAQLNASWSHQPFLVAKVKVREPQHRVAKRSLRCSHNSNLCCRKDYYVDFRDIGWNDWIIKPEGYQINYCVGQCPLHVAGSPGMASSFHTAVFNLVKANNVQASGHSCCVPTRRRPLSVLYFDRNSNIVKTDIPDMIVDACGCS from the exons ATGGCGGCGCACGGCCCGGGCccgtggctgctgctggccgcgGTTCTGTGCGCGGCGGCCGAGCCCCGCTGCCCGTCGTgcccggcgggagcggagcggcggctgctggaggaggtggccaagaagcagctgctggaaaagctgcGGCTCCGTGACCGGCCGCGGCTCGCCCACGCTGTGCCCCGCGCCGCCGTGACCCGCGCCCTGCGGCGGCTGCAGGCGGGAGGCGCCCGCCGGAGCTCCGGGGTTAccggcgaggaggaggaggaggagcagagctaCGAGATCATCAGTTTCGCGGAGACAG ATCTCACATCTCCCTCCAGTTTGGGGCTGCAGTTCCAGTTCAGCCAAGCGCAGGACCAGGACATTCGCATCCTGCAGGCTCAGCTCTGGCTCTACCTGCGAGTGCCCCGGGCCAGCCTCACCCTCAGGACCTTCCTGGCCGGTGAAACCGGGGCTGTGGCGGGGGGCAACCTCACGCTGCTGGGGGAGAGGCAGCTGAGCACCACGGGCAGCGGCTGGCGCTCCttccccctcctgcccaccctgcagAGCTTCTTCCAGGGGCAGAGCCGCACCCTGCGGCTGGAACTGGAGAGCCGCGGCGATGGGAGAGATGTCATGGCCCAGCTCAACGCCAGCTGGTCCCACCAGCCCTTCCTGGTGGCCAAGGTGAAGGTGAGGGAGCCCCAACACCGCGTGGCCAAGCGCAGCCTCCGCTGCAGCCACAACTCCAACCTCTGCTGCCGCAAGGATTACTACGTGGATTTCCGTGACATCGGTTGGAACGACTGGATCATCAAGCCCGAGGGCTACCAAATAAATTACTGTGTGGGCCAGTGCCCTCTGCACGTGGCGGGCAGCCCTGGCATGGCCTCTTCCTTCCACACAGCCGTCTTCAACCTCGTCAAAGCCAACAACGTCCAGGCCTCGGGGCACTCCTGCTGCGTGCCCACGCGGCGCCGCCCGCTCTCCGTCCTCTACTTCGATCGCAACAGCAATATTGTCAAGACTGACATTCCCGACATGATTGTTGATGCTTGTGGCTGTAGTtag